Sequence from the Cucumis sativus cultivar 9930 chromosome 1, Cucumber_9930_V3, whole genome shotgun sequence genome:
CAAGTGAAAGTTCAATGATCACGAAGACTTTATTGCACGACCATGCACTTTTAATCATAATCGTGTAGCAAAGCAAAACTCTTCGTGATTGATCGATATAGGGTTGGAAATCAATGAAATGATTGAAGATATGTGAGATTAGGCGAAATGattgaagataaaaatgatattaccTATTTCGAATTTGTGAGCTATGTTCGTTAAAGATTGAACATTGATTCAGATACGTTTGAATATACATATCAAGTGTTGTAAATATCAATGATACCTAAAGAAACTGATAGGGTTGACACAAATTCCATCTACCATCCGTGCAATCAAACAATCCCAACCATTCCATCACACGACATTTCCAATGTGTCTCCATTGTTCGATAACAGTGTGTCGTGTGACCTATATGACAATAGGAGTGAATCTTGAGGTGGTCGTATAGTAGAAGAAACTTTCGTGGATAATATTTATGGTCCGACCCCATATGTTAACACTTCACTGGTGTCAATGCATTATGTAGAATTTGATCTTGTGTGCTTACAATGTCGTTTGTGGATATACCACAATCGTTAGATGGATCATTATATGATGATGTCGTCACAATCCCTTATAATTGTTTGAATGATAGATTGATAATATGATATAAGGGTTggtcaaattttcttttcaaaacacaACTTATCGGTTAAGTTGTCAATATTTGTGTTACGAAATATTTTTGACTAGCGTGTAAAGAAGTTGACTAAAAGTCAACTAATGGTGAGGTGTTTGATGGAGGACACAAATGACGAGTTTGTGCCACTAGAATGGATGAAAGTGATTTGTTCAAAGAAAGAAGTATCCAAGTGAACATACGTGCTCTCTTGAGATTAGGTAATCATCATCAAGCTAAATGTTGGGCTATCGAACATTTGATAAAGTTCAAATATGAGCATGTGGTTTTCATACGTACCGTCCAAGAGATATAAATGAAGATATTCGATGAGATTACCCTCATACACATATTATGATAACAAATATGATTATCATAATCATTTTCTCCCATAACTCTTTTACTCCTCCAAACACACCCTATgtattttatgtttcattCACTTGTtactaaatttatgaaaattcataatttttttaattattacaaaatatgattgttgaaccattttttaataatgaccggtagttaaaaaaataaatgtaaattaaaatattttttaagaaccAAACTACCTATATTTAAATAGGATtccaacaaataataatatctccttcctcttcctcttcctccaaCCTCTATGTgctttatgaataataaaattataatgtttttctcttacttgaaaataaattaaatcaatcattcatttttcttttatttgcatatttgagatggaaaatgaagaataaaataataaatatgtttaataaaaaatcaaaatagtttctctttggataaacattcaaaacaataaatttgtttgaatcctttaatttatctttacatgaagaataaaaagagaaagtgaaaaataaataataaaataataaatatgtttaagaaaaaaaatttaaataataaatattttttctttctcttactTGCGggtaaaagaagaataataataaaataatagttatattaaaatgtgggtaaaaaaaatagttatattaGAATAAGTGGAGttcacaaaaataacaaaagtttaattagAAGCCTATTATTAGTAGATCTATAGTTTtactttaatattaaatttatgttatatgCATATTACTACATCGTTTAAGGTTTTACGTGTTGGTAgttgatttatgattttattgctacgatattaaaagattaatcttttaaaatcaaagataaattaaatcttTAGGTAAAACATCAAAGCGAGATGTTCGTAAAATTGTTAGTTGTTGATACTTCTTCAAATATGGACTTAGGAACGATTTTCCACAATAGCTTAACAACTTAGACATGCAAACAATCATCTATTACATAGACGAGCTCACAGTTCACACGGTTCATAGtatactatttattttaatttacatcaAACAAATACTTTAATACTGTATgagttatataattaattcaaaatctaaaatattagtttattaataCATATGGAGAGACCAATTTTGTGTAACCAGGTTAGCTACTCATGTAGTTAGTTACTATATGTACACGTTCAACCTTTAGCGTGATCAGGTACGTCgatactaaaatattaatttttttatatactagtcaacatatatttatttattttgaatgtaaTGTGTGATGTTTCTGATTATCTGGGAGACTTACAAAAATGTAATTgataatttgtcaaatttttgtAAGAACAGTCGAGATATATGGCGAACCATCAATTCTCTCATATGTTTTAATATTGAGGAGTGATACCATTCTAATAAGGTGCTTAGACAATTCagtcttaaacaaaattttccatcatAGTGCAATATTGAGCAACTTCTACATAACATTGACTTTAGGGTTACAGATTGGTTAGACAATGTTACACATTTGGTAGTGCGATGGCGATCTCGTAGAATATTTATGGCGATAGGAGTttcaatttaacaaattaatatagATGTGACTCAATAATGCATCTCtattgatataataatattacaagACTTTACATCACTCGACTAGAGCAACTGTGAGTTATTTgatacatattttaatattgtataattacttaaattatttactcaaatatatatatatatatatattataattcacAGAGATCGAACAACGCAATACTTCATGATGTTGTAGATGATCCACAACGAGTTCTTGATATATGTAGTAATAATGAGAGGTACACGAAAGAGATACATAATATGTACGATCTACCTATTGTCGTACCTCCACAAGTTCATAAGGACGTATTCGAATGGAAGAAGTTGAACTCGATGAAGTTTTCCATAATGTGAAAGAAGTGCCTCCTATGATACAGACACAAATCCAAAATGGTTACAACAGTCTTATGATAATGTTGCCAACATTTGGAGCAGGATATTGTGATTCTAAAGTCGGTACAAGATATTATGATTCAGGGGTCGATTTATCGTCTTCATACATGAATGCCAATCCATCAACTTCTTACATGCATTGACACAGCCGTGGCCAAAGAAAACATAACAATATATGTACTACGAAACATATACAAAGGTATGAAATAGACGATAGTACCAACACGACCATAGAATCAAGATGAGCCATAACAAGATGGAGTTCAGAGTCGATGACGACACAACAACCAACTCGAAATCGACTACACCAAGTCGTGGAGCATAttgatttccttttattttctaaatgaatgtaattttgttattaaaaaatatttgaatttacaCAATTACTAATCATTATTAAAAAGCGGTTAaagaatcatatttttaaataataaaaaatataattataaattatgaagggaagataaaatatataatctataaatgaattaaaatttcaatatgattttatctaactatttaaatatttacaaatattcattcaaatttcatatagaaaggaagaaggtaataacaaaatttaaattttgacaaaagtatttaaaaagaaaacaaagggaGAGAGAACAAGCATTCCCCAAACGCTGCCGTTTTGACAATGACCCGCGAAAactgaaattttttaaagcaaacaaaaatcGTAATTGGTGAGAAGACGCCAACCTGAAATTCAAATCGGTCCCCAAAACAAACCCATAAAATTAAAGACAACCGTCAGATACAAAGTCTCTAATCCTCACCGGCCACGTCACCGATCCGTGTCTCAATAAACCCATCCAATCAATTTGCGCCTTCCccatctataaatataaacaaccCCCCTCTAACTGCAAATCAGAACTCACTTTTGCTCGCATCTAATCTTCGATAAAACCTCAAACTCCTTCGTTATATTTAGCAATGGCGCCAAAGGCCGAGAAGAAGCCCGCCGAGAAAAAGCCAGCGGCGGAGGAGAAGAAGGCCGAGAAAACTCCGGCCGAGAAGAAGCCAAGAGCCGAGAAGAAGCTTCCCAAAGACGCCTCcgataagaagaagaagagagccAAGAAGAGCATTGAGACTTACAAGATCTACATCTTCAAAGTCCTCAAGCAAGTTCATCCCGACATCGGAATCTCCAGCAAGGCAATGGGGATTATGAACAGCTTCATCAACGACATTTTCGAGAAGCTCGCTCAGGAATCCTCAAAGCTCGCTCGCTACAACAAGAAGCCGACTATCACCTCTCGGGAGATCCAAACGGCGGTGCGCCTTGTTCTTCCTGGTGAGCTGGCTAAACACGCCGTCTCTGAGGGTACCAAGGCTGTTACCAAGTTCACTAGCTCTTAGATTCATagattttagggttttctCGTGTAAAAAAGCAGGATCACTGTTCTGGATCGTTGATTTCTTTTGCTCTTGTTGCATATTCTGGaattgaatgaatgaaaatcGGTTTACATGAttctaattcttttgttaattgCTTGGTCATGTCCTCATCGTTCAGATTGTTTGCTGGGCGGTCTCTGAAGATTTACCATAATTTCAccttaacaaatttgtatgcCTGAGACTGAGTCTGACTTCAACTAGtattttgagtttgttgcTTTTCAATTGTCCAGGCAGAAGATATTGATTCAATGCCGTTGAATATGCTTCAAATTTTTCCTCTTAGTCCGAGTTCTAGggtgaataattttttatttatgttttgaagatGCCTGTGAAAATGATTGTACAAACTGTAGATTTCTGTGTTTTTAATGGgaatttttcattgtgggGTTTCTACAATTTCTTGGACAATGATTTCTGTGTCCCTTTTGTTTGGTATCTTGAATTTGGTATCAGGGTGTTGAATCCATAGGCATAAATCTTGAATCCAACCCCATTTTATTGATTAGTGGTTAAAGTTGTCATCCACGGGTGATGTTCTGAGTTAATTCAACACGTTGGAGAATTTTCAACCAATAAACAGTCCCATCAATCCACAGGTTAAGCTTCACATTGTGGCCATTTCTGAGCATCTATTGTTtgagaatgaaaaattattgctttcctttttaccTTTGGATGATTTTGAGTTTAGGCAAGGGAGATCTAAGTgctttttgtcctttttaccttagaatgaaaaattattgctTTCCTACTCTGTCTCAAGGCCTCCTCTTTGTTTGGCCAGATGAGAATGGTTGGGAAAGAGCCGACGCCACCACACCTCCAAGGTAGTTGATTCAGAATTAATCGTAAAATAGCTTCACCTTTCCATGTATTATTAACTGCAATATGGGATCATTCCTGCATTATCACTGCTATTGTCACCTGATGACTTTGATAAGCCTGAGTTCTCATCAGTTACGATTCAGCGGGATTTATTTTATGGTTATGATACACTAATGGAGAATGTATCAGATCCTTCCCACATAAATTTTGCTCATCACTAGGCAGGGGAGGGCCAACGTGAAAGAACCTTTTCAACTAAACTTGAAATTTGCACCAGTGGTTTAGTTATTGATTGAATCATTATGGTcgtttgtgtttttcttttctttctgtttctgATGAATGctaaatgaaagaaatgtgtcatatataaataactaaaaaactTCAATGTTACCTGCTGGGTGCtgttaaatatttactatGATTTAGAAGAGATTATGTTTCAGGAAGGAACATCACAATGTCTTGCTTCTGAAAGGAACATTTTCACAGGTTACAGGGAGGCAGGACCAAGCAAAACCTTTACCTTTCAAGGTGGATTCTAATGGTTCCTGGGGATTTTCTGGAGCAAATAAGGGTAACCCAAGGATTAGTGCCAAGTTTATTTCTCCTTGTTACTATATCAACAAGTAAAGATTTCACTCTTTTTCTCCTGTATTCACATTTGAACAATGCATAGCTTAAGATTGTTGGAACCATCCCTTACATATCTGATATTATACATCAATAGATATGCTTATGCATTTATGATGATTTGGTACCTCATGCATTAAGCGATAAATTTTTGGTAGCTTAGTATACTGGTTGATAGAGTGATAGTTCATTGACAGTGGGCTATTTCTCTCAATTCTATTCCAAATTTGGCCAGTCTTCTCTGGCATCTCTGTCTTCCTTATAAACTTCTTACTACTAACAGCTTAACTAACTCGCTTTTCCTAACCATATGCATAAAAAAGTTCTTTTCAATGATTATTCTACCTCCTTGATCCTACGTATGACCAATTGGACATGGGCATAAGCTTCATTCACTATCAAGTTTCAGTTTGCGTTATACATGTAAACAGATTGTCCAAGGATTCTTGAATCCAAAGCTGCAAATTTGAagcaaattatttaatgtGGATTTGAACATTGTATGACCAACTATGAGTTTCTgctcaaatgacaaaaaatttCGAGCCTTACTAATTAAGGGATCAATTAGGATATAAATAACACATACACATACCATGATGACCATCCGGAATttggcaatttttttttaaaaagaaaaaagtttcatttctcactctttctttttggatgCATTCCTggatacaaattttaataatgttagGCTGAGCAGGTAAGTATTATTCTTAagaaatgtttaatatttgaagtcaagtattatttaataatgtaGGGAGGGAAACGATAGTTAATAACAAGTGACCAGAGGAACCCAAGCACGTGAACCTTGAGACTTGAGTGTATTAGACCTGTTTAACGTTTcagaatttttataatttttccaCCATGAGAAAGACAGTATGTGCCATTTGAAATTATAGCTCTAGGAAATGGAAggcaaaaagaaattagagaacTTTGATAGGAAAATGTTAGGAAAATTTCAAGTGCATTTGCTGTGCGTCTTTGATCACAGGAATGTGTCATCAGTTATGAAGGTGAGGATATTGAGATCACGGTAAATGAACAATTGCTTCAAGTTTGGTGAAATGAGCATGGGGTAGGAAATGAATAATGGAGTAGTCTTGAATGAGTATTCCAAGGAGGAGTACACCAGATTTTTTAATTGCCAAAATAGGTTTTAGGAATTTATATCCATTTTATGCATTCAAGAAGGAAGGCAAAACAGGCTGTGGTGTAAGGAAGGGAGAAATGAATAGTAAGAACTAACTAGAGGTTCTTTAGTTTTGTGAAATTACGAGACATCTCAAAACTTGACTCTTGGAgcttttctcaaaaaaaaaaaaaaaccagttACAATACAAGTCCTCTAGCATAAAATTAGCAACACCCTACTGAATTTATTGGCAACTGTTTCAACATTCTATTTCCTTTTGTTTAAGTGCTAAATATTATGAATCCCTTATACACAAATTCCTATAGGTTTTAACTTTATTGTAAAGTTTTCTTCGGAGTGGAGATTGACACAAAGCTTCCTTTACTTGGCGATAAAAAATGGGTAATGTGGATTTCCTCCTTCAATGTGCTAGTGGGTCCTGGAAAAATTCGTTTTATTGTATGTACTGCTCGAAACTTCTTCCAGTTTTCAATGGCCGGTCCTGTTTGATGGCAGGCAAGCAGTGCGGTGTTAATTAGatctgtttcttatttttatgatatacTATCATCTCCACCGTTATTGGTCATTCAACATGCATTATATGTGATATTACAGTGTTTGACTTCCTAAGTTTGCTTTTTCTATTAGGTAGTTCCTCGATGGCACAAGCATTGGACTTGGAATAAGGTATATGATGGAGACATGATTGTTCTTTAGGGTCAAGAGAAGATATTTTTATCAATGGAAGGTTCGACAAATGTAAAGAATACACTAAAATAACGTTCACACCATAGCATTCAGAAATTGGCTGAATCGGCATGGAAAGGGCCAAAACCGAATAGTTCAGAGCTAGCAGCCACTAGCGCCTGTCATCAACAGTTCTATCTAGAACTCAGGTACTGAAAATTACCAGCAtcttgattgtttttataaaactaaatgcTAAAAAGCATGAACACTTCAATTTAACTAGGAATATTCGTGTACAATTTGTCCAATTTCTACCATTATTGTAAGTATGTAAGTCCAATTTTAACGATCCCAAGTGTAAGGACctaatttttactattaaaaataaGTGTGGTTGATGGGACTATTCTTTGGGTTGATTTTTGTCTTCTATTATCATCTCCACTACAGACTACAGATGCTGGACAGATTTGAGCAACACACTCCATTGTTTCATCATGTAAAGGAGCttataaaacatttcaaaCAGTGCAAAATTGCAAAAGCTCCTAATTGGTGCAGCTGTAGTTTTTGCGGCCAACGCCGGCATCTCTTCTGCTTTACAGATATGTATTATTCTCACTAGTCTTGCACTCACAAGCACCGGCTTGGCTTACGCTCTGTTTGAACTTCAAAGTGAATTGTGTTTTTGAACTTCAAAAGATTTGTGTGTTCATTGACTATGTTCATGGGGAGATTGATTAGAAGATACCATTAgagattgagaaagaaattgtTGTTTAGAGAAGTAGGATTTTAACCAAGTAATGTTATATAGATTTTACAAAGGTATCATGgttgaacattttaaaacaaaagtagaGATGAATGTATCCTTTCCTTTTTCGTAGTCTCGTATTTTGTTGAtggatttttaattttgattctttaCAATCAAAA
This genomic interval carries:
- the LOC101218132 gene encoding histone H2B.7, which codes for MAPKAEKKPAEKKPAAEEKKAEKTPAEKKPRAEKKLPKDASDKKKKRAKKSIETYKIYIFKVLKQVHPDIGISSKAMGIMNSFINDIFEKLAQESSKLARYNKKPTITSREIQTAVRLVLPGELAKHAVSEGTKAVTKFTSS